ATCACCAAATAAAACCTTCATCCAGTTGGATGCAATGCTAACAAGGATGCCATCAGGTACCAGCTTCCCTGAATGATAGGCACAGTCAACTAACTTTTGGGTCCAAGCAGATGCAGGCGCTATAGCCGTATGCATAGAGCTTTTATCACTGACTGTGAAGCTCAAAGCTATTGTAGCTCATGTTCTATGACGCAATTGAAAGAATAAAGCTATGCTCAGAATCAGAAAAACACAACCGAAGAAAGCATCtttgcaaagaaaaagaacatggTATGCAAAAGCCTCTCATAAACGAAAGGGTAAAATAGAAGGTAAAGAACCGTACAAGTACATCCCATTTTGTTAAGTATATAAACTTTACACTAAGTGCCCACACCATAGTTGTGTGCTTTGTGAAATTGCCATAATTTACTGAATATTGAACTAGCTATAGACCAGAAGAACAATACCAGTAAATTTATAAAAGACCACTGGAAGAACATTGCCACTATTTATAAATTGAAGTAATTACGTCAATCACAGATTCAGTAAAATTTCAAATGCTCACCAGAAGTTGATAAATCTCTCCACAACACCAGCAGAAGCATCCTTGTATATTTCTATAGTAATTGAGCCTTTCGCTGTCTCCATTATCTGTAAACAAATTAAACAGCAAAATTACAGTCTTTTGAACTCGACGGATGGTTTACTGCAATAACTGATAAAACCACTTCACTGTGTGTACTGTACAGAATATGATTAATTCAGAACTTTATGCCACAAACTTCTACTTGCATGTGAGAGGAGACAATCTATTTGTGTTAATTCTATTGGTAATAATCAATGACTCGGCATTACAAAAAATAGCATCTAAACAACACTTGATGTCAGGATAAAGCATAAACACTTGCTTTGGTAGAATAATATTAACTACATTTTCTGATACGTTTCAAGTCTTGCTGAGTTCTAGCTACAACACCTTTAGTCACTTCTGGTAAAATTCGGCTTTGCTGACGTGCTCTGCACATTTGAAGTAGCAACGAATATTTAAAAACTTATCtaaaaatacaaatataaaaagaaacacaagTCAACCCAAACTTCATGAAAGCTATATgatgtgaccagttttattttgttcacGGTTCACACACGATATAATGATATATTGCTAACAAAAGAATGATTTTCCATGCCGTATGTGTTTATTTTCAGTGCCATCCTATGCAAAGAAATAGTTGATTAGGGAATTTTCAAAGCATGTCAACATGCTAATCATGGCACTAAGCTTCAAGTTTTCTTGGAAATAATAACATGATTTAGACGTTGGTAGCAACAGTCACAGCACGATAAACATATTGTCATGTGGGGGCGCACGTATAGGCTCCGGCCACCTAGGGCAGTGAAGGACCCAACGTCTGGGTCAGCTTAGTTAATTTGAGTAATTAAGAATCTAGATTGGAGATTGAAATGTTTCGTCCCGTAGAAGGTTTTCCCTACTGTTTCCAATCTGATTAGGAGTCATATTCCAATTCTGTAAGAGTCTAGCTTGATCCCCAAGTTTGTAAGGGCTATTTATAGTCCCACCTAGTCAATCAATAAAGCAAGCAATCAAAAACCGAAACCCTATTTTCCCCTGCGCCCTGGGCGCCCGAATTCCCTGCCACGGGGCGACGAGGTTACAAGCCTCGTCCTCCCGTAGAGCACCCTTACTTCCTGTGATCTTCCTCTAATCCCCAAACTGCCCAAGCACGTGACACATATATTCTACATCAATTGGATATACATATAATGTATTCCCGTAAAAATAATAAACTGATTGGAATTAGGTGCAGAGTGTAGAACAACAACTTACTGCATATCTTGGTGTACTTAGTTTTGCTGAATCCTCAGATCTTTCTACATTCTTGAAGTCAGGATGAAAATAGACAAGAGAAAACAAGCAATGAATTTGATGCCTATAAATCCCTTAAATCGATAATACTAATTAAGAGCATTCACATCAGAAAATGTGATAATTTCTAGAAAGAGTACAGAAGGATACAAATCATTTGCATAAGTTGTTGCATTTTAATAGAAAAAATTAATTACTTGACCATAGCAAATTTAGAACAAGAAACAAAGGTAGTCCCATGCCCATTCTTTAAAGAGAAGATTTAGCATGGTTCCTACCAGAACTTAGGACAACCAAACAGAAAGAATTTAAATAGTCGCTTCACCATGTTAGTCTACTGAATGTATAATTTTTTACTCCTATAAGAGTTACTCATTAAAATACGAGTTCCTTCCATTGTGGGAGGGAATTGGGAACTATGTTTCTATTTCCAATTAAAACAAACTACTTCTAAACTCCAAGAGTAATATTTTCAAAGGCTTCTTGCAAAAAATACGGGGCAGATTAAGTAAAATAGTTAACTATTTGGAGATTCAGTAAGACATGAAGAGCATGGGTTTCATGCACTAGATTGTCTAGTGTACCTCAGCCTGGGGAAGATCCATTTCAGTATCAAAGCTCGGCCTGTGATAGAGCTCGTCAATAGAGGGAAATGAGAAAGAAACTTGTGAAGAAtcgaaaaaataaatcctCATACAATTATTTGAATCACCAGAACCAGATACATTATCTGGTACAATTATTTGAACTAGATGCATTACTAACCAGATCAAGTGTAATTGGGGACACGTACAACTACCAGCactataaatattttttcttgaaaaaagaGCACAAACCTGTGATGCCAATGCCTGTAAGTTGCATAGAGAGATAGCACAACCAAGACGACGATCAGATTCCAAGTGATGATACTAGAGTAACTGATTCGAGTCGGGCCCTTCTTTGTCTTGCTTTGAATTAGCAACTGCTTTGGCTTTATTCTCGCCATCTGCTACTCGTGCAGGCCAACAGCTTACTCTGGAAAATTCTGCCGTGTCTAGGAGTGGAAAAGACATGCTTTCAGTACCAGCTAGAGCAGGGAACGCAGAAACAACCAATATTTGATAATGAGCATGCAACAAACGCGCCAAACTACGGAGCAAGAGCTTAAATCAAATaggtaaaaagaaagaagtaaAGAACTGCGCATCATTCAGcacacgggcggaggacccggtagggcaaGGTCGGGCGGCCTCCCCACCTTGATTTTCGCCTCAGTTAtgaattggggaagatgaaacggggagctaaagggcggaatccgttcgtggagtgatgggaggagaaacggtcgggagagaaagagagagaggggagatcaacctgcggtggagcAAAACGAGctagggggctggggcgctccgcagcggtggcggcgctggcgcgaGGACGAAGACGAGCAGCCTGCGAGACCTGATCTGGGTTAGTTGTCCGTCGAGACTGGGGAGAGGATTTGTTTGGGCTGGGTTTTTTCGGCTTGACCGGCTGAACCTCATGTCTTAAAGCTAGCTTCCTCACAAACCACGTCTCTTAAAGTAGTTTCTCGGACAATCCATTTCAGAAAAtcgaaaagaactggcccttAATCTGATCTTTAACCCGAGCTTTACTGGGAGAAAGGGATTACGGGAGGAAAGGAAACAGACATGGCACGCAGGTCAAGCAGCACCAGCTGGCGCCGGGCAGTGCCACCACGTAGCAGCGACGAAcgagagggggaggaggaggtacCTGCAACTAGCGTCCACGACACTCCCGCTATGACTGCGGGAGAGAATAGAGAAGAGGCAGGAGACGACACCAGAAGGGGACGCAAGCACCGCCCTAGGTGACGAATCAATACATCAATAGACGCAGTTGATGATGGCGAAGCGGCGAGTCCAATAGGAGCGCAAGACTTCAAATCCAGTCGCAATTGTCTGCTTCGCTCCCGCTACGACTGAGAGGGAATTATAGAGATATGATATGGTTGGAATTAGAGATAAAGATAGAATCGGTCTAAAAGGAATTACTTGTCTTGTACTCCAAGTCTATCTCCCCATTGTACCTCTACATATACCACATATAAAGGTCAGATCAATACAATGAACAAAAGAGATTAGGTTCCAATCCCATATTTCTACAGATAATGAGCAAGAAATTATGAAAGCTTCTATGCCAAGACCCTACAAGTCTGTTTCATCTGCCCTATCTATGGAAGCTTATATGCTCAATATCAGGATTTTCTGACTACATTTGACACCATGGATCTCACTAATGAACCATATATCTGGTCATACATGGTCCGATACTAGCTTCTCTACATTCAAGACATATCAGTCGCTGCTTGTGGATCACATTGATATTGCACCGACATTCAAATGACTATGGTCATCATGCCAGCTCAAGGACAAAGTCTTCCAATCATGGCTTCTTCTAATCGACAGACTTAACACCAAAGCAATGCTTCTCATGAAGAATTTCCACCTACAATCACACCTATCTGTTCTTTGTAGCCAGCATGCGATGGAAACTAGAGATCATGTGTTCTTTGAATGCCCATTCACATCCACATGTTGGAGATACTTGTGTCCTGATTACACACCACAAACTTCAGTGCATGCCAACTTTAATACCATCAAGCAAACGCTTGTCACTTGGAGCATTTGGAGAATTCAAAAATCTTCAAAGTCACCACTCCTTCACTCTACCAATGCAAGAGAATATTTGAAGATGAACCGAATCTTGTTTTCCACTGAGCGAAGAGAATGAAATACCACACCTTTTGTGCATGGATTGACACCTTTATAATAGATTTTTCTCGACTAGTTGTATTATTTCACTTTTTGTACATATTTATAAATAAAAGCTGCAGTAGGTCTTTTGGCCTACTGTagttctctaaaaaaaaagatgtttttGATCATTTTCTTCAGGAGGAGGTATAGAAATATGATGATGGGAGCATCATGTTGCTTGTTCCAGTGCCCACATGCCTTTGGGTTTCTCACTCTGAATGAAAGCTCAAGTACTCATTCTTGTTGGCCACAGTGTGCACATCTTGTCAGGAAAACTTGCTATATTTTACTTTTCCCCTCCGATAGTTTATGTTCTCCTTAATATGTCAAGGACGGTAGGTTAAAGCAAAAGATACATAACACGGTGTTGTATATTAGCACAAAAGCAGCAGCGGTATGAAAACATAGACCTGCCACGAAGGTATAAGCATCAACCTTGTTACGAAATTCGGCGGATGCACAATCAATGATGACACAGAAGGCACGATATTTTTTAGCGCGGTTCGGCCGAAGCCTACGTCCCCAGGGAATGACTACGGACGCTCCTCCGCCATAATACCGCAATACCGGCCACACTGGGTTACATGTGTTCGACTCCAACACCTAGCCCCCCCTAAATACAAGTCCAAATGTAACTCTACTTgtacacatattcgacacataTCACAACAAACCTTGCTAGCTTTTAGTCATGGGAACATTCCTTCTTGCGACACTCAGGGCAACTCCAACGGACCGGCGCAAAACGGACGCATTTTAAAGAATCCGGACAACTTCATCCCAAAGTTTAAAGCAAATTGGTGACCATGACTCGGCGGGGAAAATATCCGGTGGCCGTGGACTCAGGAAGAACACAGCAAAAGTACAAGGGCaaaacaaagaaggaaaaaaatcttaaCTGAACGCAACACCAGCCACAAGCCTTGTTGAGTGGATGGATTTTGATTGGAGGCCAACTCTCCTCTCATCCTAATCTCCCTCTCCTAGCTACTCCAGCCTTTTTATTCCCCCTCTAATCCACTCTCCCAtctcctctccccttctcTTTCCGCAGCCAGCGCCCGGGAGCCTCGATTAAGCATCAAATCaatggcctccgccgccagcttcCTGGCCACTCTGGCCAGCTCCGCCGCCACAGCCAGCCTGAACGCCACGCCggtgatcagcgccggccctGGCAGCAGCATCATCAAGGCCAGGTTCCTTCCATCGACCTCGCGGAGGCGCCGCGCGGCGCTCAGGGCGGCTGCGGTGTCCGGCACGGAGAAGGCGAATCCGgcgccatcttcttccccgggcaacaacaacaagggcGGCAGGGACGAGCGCGTGGTCCAGGTCCACAGCGCGGAGGAGTTCGACGCCGCGCTGCAGGCGGCGAAGAACcggctggtggtggtggagttcGCGGCGAGCCACAGCGTGAACAGCAGCCGGATCTACCCGTGCATGGTGGACCTGAGCCGCACCTGCGGCGACGTGGACTTCCTCCTGGTGATGGGGGACGAGTCGGACGCCACGCGCGCGCTGTGCGCCCGGGAAGGGATCACCCAGGTTCCCCACTTCTCCTTCTACAAGGGCGCCGAGAAGGtgcacgaggaggaaggcaTCGGGCCCGACCAGCTGGCCGGCGACGTGCTCTACTACGGCGACAACCACGCGGGCGTCGTGCAGCTGCACTCCAGGGCCGACGTGGAGGCGCTCATGGCGGAGAACGCCGGGGAAGGGGGCAAGCTGCTGGTGCTTGACGTCGGGCTCAAGCACTGCGGGCCCTGCGTCAAGGTCTATCCCACCGTGGTGAAGCTCTCCCGCTCCATGGCCGACACCACCGTGTTTGCGCGGATGAACGGCGACGAGAACGACGCCTGCATGGAGTTCCTCAAGGACATGGAGGTCGTCGAGGTGCCCACTTTCCTCTTCATCAGGGATAGCAAGATCGTCGGCCGGTACGTCGGCTCTGGTAGAGGGGAGCTCATCGGTGAGATCCTCAGATACCAGGGCGTCAGGGTCACCTACTGATGAACAAACCCGGCCAACGAGTTGTAATTCTTACGATACTTGTGAATTTGGGCAAAGGAAAGGAGTGCATGCACATAGAAATTATTCATCTTACTGCGGCATCCATCGATGCTATAGATAAATTTAGACTGTTTACTGGACATTTACTGTTATATAGTAATGGAATTTTTGTGTAAAATTGTGAGTTTGCAAACTTTTACAATGATCGATATAATCGAGCCTTGCCTTCCTACATTTATCATGTCGCAATCTGAGAACTGTTTCTGCAAGAACCGATTGTTTCATGTGAATTCCTATCTTTATTCATGTGAAAATTATTGTCCTGTGAAGAAATTGGATTATTGCTCAATCATAGAATCATATAGCTGAAGGGCATAGAATGATCTAGAGATGGTCtcattgtttttttgttttgaattgAAAATGAAGTGTCCATATAGACCATGAGGAAGCCAACATGTCCAATGATACTTGCAAGTGGTGAGCAATAGAAACCACAAATagcacacacaaaaatcaGATCACGAAAACATAAGTTCACCAAAAATCTGTCGAAAACTCAACTAGGATATCTGAAAGCGTCACAAGCGTCCAACCTCTGAGGAGACTGCTACGCCGTAAACCAAAATATCAGCGGCATCTGCATCTTGTCCACGATTTCACACTTCCACAGTAACCGTCAGAAATTGATTTCCCTCCTAGATCTTTTACACAGAAATTGACTTCCAGGACGTTCTCTAACTCATATCACATATGTTTTCAACTTCGAACCTGacctattttttcttctttcctagTGTCATTACAAACTACCGTTTCTAAGGGGGCGTGCAGCAGCACATCTGCAAGGAAACAGTTCATAACAGCTATTACTAGATACCGGTTCTAGGGTTTCTAACATGCTAACTAATGGGCTAAATATCTAATACAAGAAGCAATTACCAAAGTAACTTGCAGCtactgctcttcttcttcctctgcctcttcttcgtctgCAGCCCACCAAGCAAGAAGACCCAGACCATCTCCTTTAATACTTCCCTGCAAAAGGATTGACCTAGTCACAAAAGCATGAAGAACGAAATTCACAGCATACAAAGATGTTATGTGTAGTAGGGCATCAAACAGATGAAAGCAAATTTTGCAGGCCTTGTTTGAAAACATTTTAGACAAGGCATGTACTTGCAGTACAAATATCTAGTTTCTCAAATAATATGCTGTAGGGAAGTGGCAAGGGCTGTACAGCCCATGGCCAACCTCCCCTAAACTTCTGGCACCATTAAGTACGAGTGGctcacatattaagtgtcgcaactttgtctagatacacatgtatTAAGACGTGTTTtagtgtgtagatacatgcatatctagacaaagttgcgacactgGGTGAGAGGAACCCATAACCTTTTGCTCATAATATAAGCCacataacttttgttgactgtcAAACTTTCTAGACTTCAACCAAACTTATAGCAAAAGATATTAACATCTACTATTCCAAATGAATACACCATAAAAAGTTATTTCATATCAGATCTAATGATCTTGATTTGGGAATCTAAATGTTGTTGGTTTTCTCTATAAAATTGGTAAAACTTTAGCAAGGtcccaaaaaaattatatgccttatattttggaatagaGTACATGGAAAAAGGAAGTCCCAAAAAACAGTGATATGCTGCAAAAGATGAACACAGTAAACATGCAATAACAACGCTCATTGTACCAAATAGCCTTGCTTCACATGGACCTTGCATTTGACCATTTCATATAAATAGTTGTAGAGTCATGTGAAGCGATAGTGTATGAGAGACAAAAGACCATCATGCTAACTTAAGAAAAACACTGATGGGCCTAAACCTCACCAGGGCTTTAGAGATAAGAGAAAGTGGACAAGAATTTTCATGGGAACACATCGAGAGAAAATAGCTAGCAAATGTTATATGTTCAACTGAAAGACATGATAGGATATTTGTCAAACAGAATTACAGAATTAACATTATGTTCATCCAACACTAGTCCATGGGAACCAATCATGAATATAAGCATATATAAATTGTGTATGCATATGACAAATATATACGAGACATACAATGATCTGCATTGGAGCAAATGGCTTGTCATCCTCCTTTTGCTCAACTGGTATAGGTGGGTATTTTATGCCAGATACCAAGAATCGTATCTGCATAGAAATTGCACTGATTGTAAGCTCTTTGTGGTCAGTGGCTACAGGAAATAGTAATTGCTTTGAATTAAACAGAATAAAACTAAGAATACCTCATCATCTATATCAAGATA
This is a stretch of genomic DNA from Brachypodium distachyon strain Bd21 chromosome 1, Brachypodium_distachyon_v3.0, whole genome shotgun sequence. It encodes these proteins:
- the LOC100830396 gene encoding peptidyl-prolyl cis-trans isomerase CYP21-4 isoform X3 is translated as MARIKPKQLLIQSKTKKGPTRISYSSIITWNLIVVLVVLSLYATYRHWHHRPSFDTEMDLPQAENVERSEDSAKLSTPRYAIMETAKGSITIEIYKDASAGVVERFINFCKSDYFKGMPFRHVIKNFVIQGGDFDFNGASQEWILKAKASGENALSPKHEAFMIGTTKNPNDKGFDIFITTAPIPDLNDKIVVFGRVIKGQDIVQILSV
- the LOC100830706 gene encoding thioredoxin-like protein CDSP32, chloroplastic, with product MASAASFLATLASSAATASLNATPVISAGPGSSIIKARFLPSTSRRRRAALRAAAVSGTEKANPAPSSSPGNNNKGGRDERVVQVHSAEEFDAALQAAKNRLVVVEFAASHSVNSSRIYPCMVDLSRTCGDVDFLLVMGDESDATRALCAREGITQVPHFSFYKGAEKVHEEEGIGPDQLAGDVLYYGDNHAGVVQLHSRADVEALMAENAGEGGKLLVLDVGLKHCGPCVKVYPTVVKLSRSMADTTVFARMNGDENDACMEFLKDMEVVEVPTFLFIRDSKIVGRYVGSGRGELIGEILRYQGVRVTY